The nucleotide window TAGGGTGAGCAAAACAAAATTTTGAAAATTATTAACTTTTCAATAATTTAATATCCTTAAAAGTATATCAGTCACCTGATATCAAGTATATTGTCTTTCAGCATCAAATAATACAACTTCAAAGATGATATTTTTTCAAATCAATAAATTTAATTTTCATATATGAACAAATATACACCATAGCTACTGGATCAGCATAGTTAATTCCTTCACTCTAATTTAGTTGTCCTGACATGATTCAAACAATGTAGATTACAATAACAAGAATTGTtacagaaaaagtagaaaatgaagatgaCAAATACTGGTGACTTCAGATGACCTGGCACTCTTTCTAGGTCCATACACTATATACAGCCCCGCCGCTATACACCCCCCCTGCCGGCACCACTTCAAAGGGAAGGTGGCACTAGTCAAAGTTGTGCATGACGCCAGGCAACTTGGGCTTCTTGGCAGCCACGGTCACAGCAGCGTCACCCTCGCTCCTGTGGAGAGAAGTGATCTAGTTCTTGAAACATCTCTGGTACTTTCCTACACTTGTATATAATGTAGGGAAACAAGGTTGACAATACAGAAGAAATATTATTATTTAAGAAACAGGCCAGTGAAAAATATAGTTAAAAAAGACGATTAGAAGAATGCGGAAGAATAgattgaataggaaaaaaaatgaattttACAATATCACTTATTTGATCCCTTCTTCATTCACCAgatcacacacagacagagaggttTTGCAGAGCCTCATCCCCAAactgactgctactactactaggagTTAGGCAAATCAGAAATCTTATGTGTGACAAGAAAATTTCCATAAGTGTGCCCAGCAAACTCTGGATCACTGTGGCAGACTCACTCAGCACTCAGCAGGACAGTGGGTCCGCTGGAGGAGTTGATGGCCACCACCTCATTGGGATCAACACTTCGCCGCCCATCCCGCATGTAATAATAATTCCCCGAGATGGCTGCGCTGACGCCCTTGGGCAAGTCAGGCGGGGGCTGGGAGCGGCACACCACAAAGTCAGCCTGGCGGAGGGCACTGGTGTGATCACGCTGCAATGAAGAAGGAATGacttaatttcattttttttttttttttttttttgtacagcaagggaggcagctcagagGTGACAAAAAAAGACTGCCCCAACAGAATGGCACACAAAACATGATACCATCCAAGGTAAAGTAAAATAACAGACAAAATTTTGCATCATATGTTACTATAAATTTAGGTTAAAATTCATTACATGGaccaaccacaaaaaaaaaatcaaaagctaTTGGAAGAAAACGGTTTAGTCCAATAATACTGTTGGTCCAAAAAATGAATCTTTACCCAAATTTAGCTTGTGAACACCTGCCCAAGTGTAAATCTGTGATCCTCTGTTTAGATTAAAGGTGAACAGTAGGAATTCAGCTCCCTCAGCCTTTACATCCCCCCTTGGGTGTGAAGCAATGGGAGGTTGGAGACATTTCTGGTACTGTAGCCCAGATGTTACAGTGAATCCATGACCATTGGCATTGGATTCAGTTACCATGAGATAAATGGGCACAGAGACAGAACTGAGCAGTGAGGTaatgtgaaatgccagaatttttctctttacaacactcccacacggccactgcatgtaacgaaacacacgagaaattaatccagacaaggaaaggttttgccggcgccggggatcaaacccgcgaccagcgtaacaggagagccactcctttaccagtcggccaaagaggtacccccctggctaagtgggttatgggaggctcacccatccaGCAAGTCAGCATTACAAATGAACAGCCTTATGTCTAGGCCAGCATCTCAACCTTTTACTGAACTCAACACTGCCTGTAGTCAGGTCTAGACAGTCCAGCAGCCACTGGCTCTTGGCAAACACCTATAGTCCAACTAAGCTATGAAGTCAGTTTGTGCAGGTCCCTCTTGGGGAGTCCCCTGGCCATACTAGAGCTGCCAAATCTTATTTAATGCACACAGAATATTTGATACACAATTTATCAAACAGTCCGTAGATGGCATGTGGAGGGGTGATTGATGTATTGGGGGTGCTGTAGCAGCAGTGTGAAGAGGTCCAGGCCCCAACCAAACTGACCATATTTGTGTGGAACTATAGTTACAGGGAGTACACTGTAAGGACATGTACCACAAGGCTTATTACTGCAGACTTCCAACCAAAGTGTGCAACATTCCAACAAATTGAGCCTTTATCACCACCATGCTGAAATGTGCTAAAATACGTGACATAATATTAAAGTTtgccaaatagttgtaaatatttgTCAAAAATTATCCCTTGCAAGGACCACTGATATTGCACTGTCGTATATGTGAAATTTCccagggtaaagattcgttttagtaccgtgccagcaTCTCATTACCTACCATATGAGGcatcagtagctcttcatatatcttttctacaaacctttaacagtcatggaaatgctttcaaaatccaattcaaggactttttttttactcttgaaaatagggaataatgttgACGAAAGCGCGGCAgccgcggcgacggtgctgccgcaaaatagctcgcagagggttttgagtgggggagcatatttaaactactccaaccgaactttacgacctgctaacgggggtggctgcacccccctcgacccccccttctaaccaggggggtgcagccccccctggacccccccgtgtatatgcaacttatttctgcgaggaggtattgcTTGCAACATGggctgcaccgtcgccgcggccgccaccagaggaggcgacgcgctatCGTcaacattattccctatttttaagagtaaaaaaaaaaaagtccttgaattggattttgaaagcgtttccatgactgttgaaggtttgtagaaaagatatatgaagagatacggATAATAtttagggttgcaccgattaatcggtaagtaatcggtaatcggcctaatcggccactttgccgattaatcgTTTGACcgattaatttattattttttctctcttttatagtacagtgtacataacacaatactaataatgttaatgtaaggatggtgatgttaccaaaactctaatacctttccacagcatttatttccaacaagtccctatgcaaatgtatattatgtaattcaaattgatatataaaattatgatatgaactgaagcactggtatttgcttcaactttgaaactagaaaaaaaaatcaacatattactttatattacaaccaagaaaTATTATATGCCTATTTCAACTTGCTTAGCACAGTAACTGAGTAATGTCCTTCACCAAGCCTGCCGTGCATATGGAAGTAAGTTATTGtaatatatcatgaaaagtatgGAACTAGACAAGTGATTTTACTCAGCACTTGACGTTAAACACTCTTAAATTGTAATGTAAAAACATTAATTGGGTAACATCCTTCACCATGCCTGCTGCATAagacagtaaattagtagaaaacttgagagattgataacctttctgtacactaccatttctagtagcatctaggatcaccacaagaacgaaaactggcaaattctaacatattaaaatcaggatgtttccacaaagcaaggctaaattataTGTAACAAATTACTAGACGTATTTGTTCTCCATGCAGATGgcagttgggcagtaaacaaagttgtaaacatgagggttacggtatgtctttaactttgtggtaccagtgtccagtaattagtgaagattaatcacatttacaatttataaataatcggccgattaatcggtatcggccgattattggtGCAACCTAATAATATTCAGGAGGTATGGGCTCTCTCTACCCGTTAATACTCAcgttttctgcattatttctgtatcagtatttagtgtagaccctgttcacttcgaaaccataaaaataaaaaataaatacattaaaaaaattattcctggaccccgagacatacaccctccctttatcacatACCTGACTGATTCCTCGGGCTGGTTTGCCGTTAAGCGTAGTGTTCAACGTACACCAGTCGGGACAATTTTGAAACGACACGAAAACAATAGAAACGATGAGCGACCAATATTTGTATCCTCCAATGATGCGTGACATTTCTATTctcaggataggttaggataggttaggttaggataggttaggttaggttaggataggttaggataggttaggttaggcacaaactatttttttctgggtaatttgtggtgtttttttcatgtggaGATGGTTTTTTTCCGGAAATATTAGGATTGTGACTTGATCAAGAAAACTGAAATAGCTCCTTTCCTAATAGTTTCCGGAAAAAAAGACTATCTCCACTTGAAAAAGCACCACATTTTacctagaaaaaaatagtttgtgcctggaaattcgagagcccacatctcctgaattattaccagagatactgatgtttcataaggtaggtaatgagatactggcacggtactaaaaacgaatcttaaccatttCCCAGCACCCACTAAATATATTTCATCCTCCCTGAGGGAGCAGTGCCCCAAGTAAAAAAACACtggtctggggggggggggggggggggctctgtTGAGAAAAAAAGAACTGGGCAATAAGAGAACAAGTGTAGCAGTGGAAAACAtacaaaaggacagaaaaagtAAATGGAAAACAAAGTCCAGAGTAAGCttaagtgaagaaaggaaaatagagaagcaaaGTGTACAGACAAACAGCTCAGGGCAGAGTGAAGTATCTGAGTGAGAGAAATCAAGGTGGACCAAAGAAGCGATAGTACAAAGGTGAACAGCTCAAAAGAAAGAGTAGCAAATCTGAGCGGCCGAGAGGGGCGGCTGTCCTCCAGGGAGCTAGGGTGTGCAAGCCCCGCCGCCCAGGGAACGCCAGGCCTGCCCCCGCCAGCCCCAGGGACGCCTCACCCCGAGGAGGAAGACCCGCACTCTCCTGAAGAAGGGGGACACGTCTCTGTAGTGGACCCTCGGCATGGCGGCGACCTCCGTCCTCGGCAGTCCTCTCGGCTGGCTCAGCTGATGCACCGGGCCGACTCCGAGCCGTCTTGTCTCTAataatagttttatgtgtatgttcTTGATTACTGTAACTTATATAAGCGGATGAAATGTATATAAACGACGGGAAACTAGTAGTTGCCTGAGATCAATGGCAAGGCAACGATGTAACAGCTAGCCGAGTCTGCCACAACTATATAGAGATTTATTTGCTGTGGCCCATTATATTGCTGAAAATCATGCGGACAATAGTATTCATTTCGTTGTCATATTTCAGTTTCTTTAATGCATTGCGGTCTTGAGAGATAAATCAAGTACCGAACACGCAGGACTCGGCCAAGGCCAGGGCCGTGCATGGCGTCGTGATTGAGgaagtgaaagagttcttggaagaaATGTGgggtgcaagatgtagggaatagTATTTTGTCCCCATATACGTAGGATATTGTCTGTTCtgcatgtttgttttcttttcaccggaGCTGCCGTTAAAAAGGCCTGACTGTAGAAAAATCCTAAGAcatctgtgacatcaagatcaagatcaagacctGTTTGAATGGTCGAGGGTGTTTTTCTGGGTGCTCTTCGTTATTTTTGTGCCTCACCCTCGACTATAAGTGTTGTTTGTGTGGGCTGTACCAGGATAAGTGAGTAATACATGTTTTCACGTATTTATAGCCTCTGAACTGAATTATATTTGTGGAAAGTAATGCAGTAAAGCCCATTCTTGTTCCTGGCTTACTGTCTTCAGGCTTGTgttagggggtagggggggctggagaggcggacttcttgtaaagtATTACCCCCAACTATTTAAGGTCAAGGAAACAGTACATCGGGTTAGAGTAATAGTAGCAAGCCTGAGGATAAGACTGCGATGGCTCCCCGCCTGTATTTGATCTGGTATAATTATGAGGGCGGGATCAAGGGAAAGGGGAACTACCTTGTGATTTGTGCCAGAAATTGTTAGCAGATTCAGTTAAAATCCATCAAAAAAATTTCCGCAGTTTATTCCCGGGGTTCACAACTCTTGAAGAGAAAAACATAATCCTCTCTTGGGTGGGATGTCATTAGCAAGATAGTGTAGGTCATTATCCATTCCTTTCTTGGGTGGATGTCATTAGCAAGATAGTGTAGGTCATCATCCATTCCTTTCTTGGGTGGATGTCATTAGCAAGATAGTGTTGGTCATTATCCATTCCTCTCTTGGGTGGATGGCATTAGCAAGATAGTGTAGGTCATTATCCATTCCTCTCTTGGGTGGATGGCATTAGCAAGATAGTGTAGGTCATTATCCATTCCTCTCTTGGGTGGATGGCATTAGCAAGATAGTGTAGGTCATTATCCATTCCTCTCTTGGGTGGATGGCATTAGCAAGATAGTGTAGGTCATTATCCATTCCTCTCTTGGGTGGATGGCATTAGCAAGATAGTGTAGGTCATTATCCATTCCTTTCTTGGGTGGATGTCATTAGCAAGATAGTGTAGGTCATTATCCATTCCTTTCTTGGGTGGATGGCATTAGCAAGATAGTGTAGGTCATTATCCATTCCTCTCTTGGGTGAATGGCATTAGCAAGATAGTGTAGGTCATTATCCATTCCTCTCTTGGGTGGATGGCATTAGCAAGATAGTGTAGGTCATTATCCATTCCTTTCTTGGGTGGATGGCAATAGCAAGATAGTGTGGGTCATTATCCATTCCTTTCTTGGGTGGATGGCATTACAAGATAGTGTGGGTCATTATCCATTCCTCTCTTGGGTGGATGTCATTAGCAAGATAGTGTAGGTCATTATCCATTCCTCTCTTGGGTGGATGTCATTAGCAAGATAGTGTAGGTCATCATCCATTCCTTTCTTGGGTGGATGGCATTAGCAAGATAGTGTAGGTCATCATCCATTCCTTTCTTGGGTGGATGTCATTAGCAAGATAGTGTAGGTCATCATCCATTCCTTTCTTGGGTGGATGGCATTAGCAAGATAGTGTAGGTCATCATCCATTCCTCTCTTGGGTGGGATGTCATTAGCAAGATAGTGTAGGTCATCATC belongs to Eriocheir sinensis breed Jianghai 21 unplaced genomic scaffold, ASM2467909v1 Scaffold1174, whole genome shotgun sequence and includes:
- the LOC126989452 gene encoding NADH dehydrogenase [ubiquinone] 1 alpha subcomplex subunit 7-like; this translates as MPRVHYRDVSPFFRRVRVFLLGRDHTSALRQADFVVCRSQPPPDLPKGVSAAISGNYYYMRDGRRSVDPNEVVAINSSSGPTVLLSAESEGDAAVTVAAKKPKLPGVMHNFD